A DNA window from Capnocytophaga sp. ARDL2 contains the following coding sequences:
- a CDS encoding TonB-dependent receptor domain-containing protein — MNFKQSLFSVVTLLATSQSFAQTNEVKVRGTIIDANTNLPVEYATVSFFDANDPSVTYGELTDGKGTFNIPVKRGVYNIRIDFFGYTTHEIKNREISSNTDLGAIRLKVNAEELENIVINVERSPVEIYLDKKVYNVGNDLVVRGGNAGDVLDNIPSVEVDSDGNVSLRGNESVRVLIDGRPMGMAASISDALKMLSADAIDQVEVITNPSARYEAEGGSGIINIKLKKGSNTGFNGSTTLTVSDPWGYGGSANINYKGKGYNIYSNLGYRDNKSFGNSLNELEYFDNNGTTTKFVNEYGKNTNRHKGFNGNIGFDVDLTPQLNWSNNIDFRQGMGDNTRKVDYDNLYADRSLNYSNVRNSTELGDRKSFDYTTEFLYKFKQKGHELSVSANISKNDSNGDADIGTSDRNTAVIHFNDKTYSTNDEARNQIKADYVLPIGTGRFEVGYMGNFNNLKSSFNVLSLQGGVFVDRDIYKSNLEYIENIQAVYTQYGNKFGKWNYMLGLRYEDSRIDINQRATNDFNVKIYSNLFPSVFVNYELAQNETVSFNYSRRIRRPRGFFINPISSYSSSINFFKGNPNLDPAFTNAFELSYMKKWNYFTINTTAYLNYTTNAYTVVRTVDGVNEEGIPITYANPINLATEYRPGLEINVNYTPYRWWRINGNINMYLLSRRGDYTFKEESTGNLVTQNFDVDTFTMTARLNNRVTLPYGIEWQTNGSFRAGEKTAQGRTLSTFDVNLAFAKDIIKDKASLSLNVSDLFNSRKRMLETNMDLAKGYSEMQWRERTINLSFTYRFNQKKQDQRQRRRTQNPNESFSDEDMMM, encoded by the coding sequence ATGAATTTTAAACAATCACTTTTTAGCGTAGTTACTTTGTTGGCTACATCGCAATCTTTTGCTCAAACCAACGAGGTAAAGGTACGAGGCACAATCATTGATGCCAATACCAATCTACCTGTAGAGTATGCTACCGTGTCGTTTTTTGATGCAAACGATCCGAGCGTAACTTATGGTGAGCTAACTGACGGAAAAGGTACTTTCAACATTCCGGTAAAAAGAGGTGTGTACAACATTCGCATTGATTTTTTTGGTTATACTACTCATGAGATTAAAAACAGAGAAATTAGTAGCAACACCGATTTAGGGGCTATTCGTCTAAAAGTAAATGCGGAAGAATTAGAAAACATTGTAATTAATGTAGAACGTTCTCCTGTAGAAATTTACTTGGACAAAAAAGTGTATAATGTAGGAAACGACCTTGTTGTACGCGGGGGAAATGCTGGTGATGTATTGGACAATATTCCTTCGGTAGAAGTGGACTCCGACGGAAATGTGAGCTTGAGAGGTAATGAATCTGTACGTGTACTCATCGACGGTCGTCCTATGGGAATGGCTGCAAGTATTTCGGATGCTCTGAAAATGCTTTCGGCTGATGCCATCGACCAAGTAGAAGTAATCACCAACCCATCTGCTCGTTATGAAGCCGAGGGGGGGAGCGGTATCATCAACATCAAATTGAAAAAAGGGAGCAATACTGGTTTTAACGGCAGTACTACGCTTACAGTGAGCGACCCTTGGGGATACGGTGGTTCTGCCAATATAAACTACAAAGGAAAGGGATATAATATCTATTCAAATTTAGGTTATAGAGACAACAAATCGTTTGGAAATTCATTAAACGAATTGGAATATTTCGACAACAATGGTACGACAACCAAATTTGTAAACGAATACGGAAAAAACACCAATCGACACAAAGGTTTTAACGGAAATATTGGATTTGACGTTGACCTTACACCTCAATTGAACTGGAGCAACAACATTGATTTCAGACAAGGTATGGGAGACAATACTCGAAAAGTGGATTATGACAATTTGTACGCAGACCGCTCGTTGAACTATTCGAATGTGAGAAATTCGACAGAATTAGGCGATAGAAAATCTTTTGATTATACAACTGAGTTTTTGTACAAATTCAAACAAAAAGGACACGAATTATCAGTTTCGGCAAATATTTCTAAAAACGATTCAAATGGAGATGCTGATATCGGTACTTCTGACAGAAATACAGCGGTTATCCATTTCAACGACAAAACCTACTCTACTAATGATGAGGCTCGCAATCAAATCAAAGCCGATTATGTATTGCCTATCGGAACAGGTAGATTTGAGGTTGGATATATGGGGAATTTCAACAATCTGAAATCTTCGTTCAATGTATTGTCTTTGCAAGGTGGCGTTTTTGTAGATAGAGATATTTACAAAAGTAATTTGGAATACATCGAAAACATTCAAGCGGTTTATACCCAATATGGAAATAAATTTGGAAAATGGAACTATATGCTCGGTTTGAGATACGAAGATTCGAGAATCGATATCAACCAAAGAGCAACCAATGATTTTAATGTAAAAATATATTCAAATTTATTCCCAAGTGTTTTTGTAAATTACGAATTAGCTCAAAACGAAACTGTATCGTTTAATTACAGCCGTCGTATCCGCAGACCAAGAGGATTTTTCATCAACCCAATTTCAAGTTATTCGAGTTCGATCAATTTCTTTAAAGGAAATCCAAACCTCGATCCTGCGTTTACTAATGCGTTTGAATTGAGTTATATGAAAAAGTGGAATTATTTTACAATAAACACCACGGCATATTTAAACTATACAACCAATGCCTATACGGTAGTTCGTACAGTTGACGGAGTAAACGAAGAAGGTATCCCAATTACCTACGCAAATCCTATCAACTTGGCTACAGAATACCGACCAGGTTTGGAAATCAATGTAAATTATACTCCTTATAGATGGTGGAGAATCAATGGTAATATAAATATGTATCTGTTGTCTCGCAGAGGAGACTATACATTCAAAGAAGAAAGTACGGGAAACCTAGTAACACAAAACTTTGATGTAGACACCTTTACAATGACTGCACGATTAAACAACCGTGTAACATTGCCTTACGGTATCGAATGGCAAACCAATGGTTCGTTTAGAGCAGGAGAAAAAACCGCTCAAGGGCGTACATTGAGTACATTTGATGTAAATTTAGCATTTGCAAAAGATATAATCAAAGACAAAGCATCCTTGTCATTGAATGTTTCGGACTTGTTCAACTCTCGTAAGCGTATGCTCGAAACCAATATGGATTTGGCAAAAGGATACTCTGAAATGCAATGGAGAGAGCGTACCATCAACTTGTCGTTTACTTATCGTTTCAACCAAAAGAAACAAGACCAAAGACAAAGACGCAGAACGCAAAATCCTAATGAGTCATTCTCTGATGAAGACATGATGATGTAA
- a CDS encoding nitroreductase family protein, producing the protein MELIKALNWRYATKKMNGTSVADEKINQIIEVAHLAPSSSGLQPYEIFVISNPEIKKQIQPIAYNQPQIVECSHLLVFASWDQYTDERIDHIFNHMNKERNLPNSETEAYVKGLKETLFALTKEQQAAHAGKQSYISFGLAIAQCALLGVDATPMEGFVNEDLDKFLKLDERGLKSQTMLAIGHRAEGGDWLVGLKKVRQPKEKFLHIIE; encoded by the coding sequence ATGGAATTAATAAAAGCGTTAAATTGGCGTTATGCAACGAAAAAAATGAATGGAACGAGTGTTGCAGACGAAAAAATTAATCAAATCATAGAGGTGGCTCATTTGGCTCCGTCTTCTTCGGGTTTACAACCGTACGAAATTTTTGTCATTAGTAACCCTGAAATCAAAAAACAAATTCAACCGATAGCTTACAATCAACCGCAAATTGTAGAATGTTCGCATTTGTTGGTATTTGCTTCATGGGATCAATATACTGACGAGCGTATCGATCATATTTTTAATCATATGAATAAGGAGCGAAATTTACCAAATTCTGAAACGGAAGCTTATGTGAAAGGATTGAAAGAAACATTGTTTGCTTTGACTAAAGAGCAACAGGCGGCTCATGCAGGAAAGCAATCGTACATCAGCTTTGGATTGGCAATAGCTCAATGTGCTTTGTTGGGGGTAGATGCTACTCCGATGGAAGGTTTTGTAAATGAGGATTTGGATAAATTTTTAAAATTGGACGAAAGAGGATTGAAATCTCAAACGATGCTTGCTATTGGTCATAGAGCCGAAGGAGGAGATTGGTTGGTTGGCTTGAAAAAAGTTCGTCAACCTAAAGAAAAGTTTTTGCATATCATAGAATAA
- the def gene encoding peptide deformylase — protein sequence MILPIVGYGDPVLRKQCEEITKDYPNINEVIENMFETMNNAHGVGLAAPQVDLPIRLFVVDCSPFAEDEDLTKEEQDFLKDFKKVFINAKILKEGGEEWLFNEGCLSIPGVREDVSRKPNVTIEYLDENFQKHTDTFTGFAARVIQHEYDHIEGVLFTDRISSLKKKLNNKKLQNIIDAKVRPDYKMKLMNKKGR from the coding sequence ATGATATTACCAATTGTAGGATATGGAGATCCCGTATTGAGAAAGCAATGCGAAGAAATAACGAAAGATTACCCAAATATCAATGAGGTGATCGAGAATATGTTTGAAACGATGAACAATGCTCATGGAGTGGGGTTGGCGGCACCACAGGTAGATTTGCCTATTCGATTGTTTGTGGTAGATTGTAGCCCTTTTGCAGAAGACGAAGATTTGACAAAAGAAGAGCAAGATTTTTTGAAAGACTTTAAAAAAGTATTTATTAATGCCAAAATATTGAAAGAAGGAGGAGAGGAGTGGTTGTTTAATGAAGGATGCCTTTCTATACCAGGGGTAAGAGAGGATGTCTCTCGCAAGCCAAATGTGACCATCGAATATTTGGATGAAAATTTTCAAAAACACACCGATACATTTACAGGGTTTGCAGCACGTGTGATTCAGCATGAATACGACCATATAGAAGGAGTGTTGTTTACAGATAGAATATCGTCTTTAAAGAAAAAACTAAATAACAAAAAATTACAAAATATCATCGATGCCAAAGTAAGACCCGATTACAAAATGAAATTGATGAATAAAAAAGGAAGATAA
- the fabV gene encoding enoyl-ACP reductase FabV: MIIKPRTRGFICLTSHPDGTAQNIKNQIDYVKKQGTFQGPKKVLVIGASTGFGISSRITAAFGAGAATIGVFFEKPTAPGKPGTAGWYNSAAFEKEAQAAGLYAKSINGDAFSDEVKQQTIDLIKKDLGQIDLVVYSLASPRRTHPKTGVAYSSVLKPIGQPFTNKTVDFHSGVVSDISIAPIESQEDIDNTIAVMGGEDWKFWMEDLHKAGVLAPNVQTVAYSYIGPELTFPIYRNGTIGQAKNDLEATATTIDQILSNINGKAYVSVNKALVTQSSSAIPVVPLYISLLYKVMKDKNIHEGTIEQMYRLFNERLYTTDGQVPVDEQGRIRIDDWEMRDDVQAEVSKLWNEATTENLEEISDIKGYRDDFFNLFGFNFDNIDYDAETNEVIEIPSIQ, encoded by the coding sequence ATGATTATCAAACCACGAACTCGCGGATTTATATGCCTAACTTCACACCCAGATGGAACGGCTCAAAACATTAAAAATCAAATAGACTATGTAAAAAAACAAGGAACATTCCAAGGGCCTAAAAAAGTATTGGTTATTGGTGCTTCTACAGGTTTTGGTATTTCTTCTCGTATCACTGCGGCTTTTGGTGCAGGTGCTGCAACGATTGGTGTGTTTTTTGAAAAACCTACAGCTCCAGGAAAACCAGGTACTGCAGGATGGTACAACAGTGCGGCTTTTGAAAAAGAAGCTCAAGCAGCTGGTCTGTATGCAAAATCTATCAACGGAGATGCGTTTTCTGACGAAGTAAAACAGCAAACCATCGATTTGATAAAAAAAGATTTAGGTCAAATAGATTTAGTAGTATATAGTTTAGCGTCTCCTCGTCGTACGCATCCAAAAACAGGTGTAGCATATTCTTCGGTTTTAAAACCTATCGGACAACCATTTACCAACAAAACAGTTGATTTTCACTCAGGTGTAGTTTCAGACATTTCGATCGCTCCTATCGAGTCTCAAGAAGACATCGACAATACCATCGCTGTAATGGGTGGTGAAGATTGGAAATTCTGGATGGAAGACTTGCACAAAGCAGGTGTTTTGGCTCCAAACGTTCAGACAGTAGCGTATTCGTACATTGGGCCAGAATTGACTTTCCCTATTTATAGAAACGGTACCATCGGTCAGGCGAAAAACGATTTAGAGGCTACTGCAACTACCATTGACCAAATTTTATCAAACATCAACGGTAAAGCTTATGTTTCTGTAAACAAAGCCTTAGTTACTCAGTCGAGTTCGGCAATTCCAGTAGTACCGTTGTACATTTCGTTGTTGTACAAAGTGATGAAAGACAAAAACATTCACGAAGGAACTATCGAGCAAATGTACCGCTTGTTCAACGAAAGATTGTACACAACAGACGGTCAAGTACCTGTTGATGAACAAGGAAGAATCCGCATCGACGATTGGGAAATGCGTGACGATGTACAAGCCGAAGTTTCTAAATTGTGGAACGAAGCAACTACAGAAAACTTGGAAGAAATTTCAGACATCAAAGGTTACAGAGATGATTTCTTCAACTTGTTTGGATTCAATTTCGACAACATAGATTACGATGCAGAAACCAACGAAGTAATAGAAATCCCAAGTATTCAATAA
- a CDS encoding T9SS type A sorting domain-containing protein yields MLIANPVQDVLHIKLEASIERIEIYNMAGQRIKVLETQERTVSDLAKGMYLMTPTTDKGTVTEKIIKE; encoded by the coding sequence GTGTTGATTGCAAATCCTGTACAAGATGTGTTGCATATAAAATTGGAGGCAAGCATCGAGCGAATAGAAATTTACAATATGGCTGGGCAACGTATAAAAGTGTTGGAGACACAAGAACGCACTGTATCTGACCTCGCAAAAGGGATGTATCTGATGACGCCCACTACCGACAAAGGTACTGTAACAGAGAAAATCATCAAGGAATAA
- the mazG gene encoding nucleoside triphosphate pyrophosphohydrolase, protein MKIDKQKPLNAFSQLLDIMDDLREKCPWDKKQTFQSLAPLSIEEVYELNDAILNENTEEIKKELGDLMMHLVFYGKIASEQNTFDIADAIESVNAKLIERHPHIYGDVQVENEEDVKANWEKIKLKKGNDSVLGGVPRGLPALVKAQRIQEKASGVGFDWDNADDVWKKVLEELNEFQEEVKAGNTEAAKQEFGDVLFSLINYSRFVHVHPEESLQMTNNKFIHRFQKMEELIKADGKQIYDLDLAQMDEYWNQVKKQ, encoded by the coding sequence ATGAAAATTGACAAACAAAAACCCCTCAACGCCTTTTCTCAATTGCTCGATATTATGGACGATTTGAGAGAAAAATGCCCATGGGACAAAAAACAAACCTTTCAATCGTTGGCACCGCTTTCTATCGAAGAAGTATATGAATTAAACGATGCAATCCTCAATGAAAACACTGAGGAAATCAAGAAAGAATTGGGCGATTTGATGATGCATTTGGTGTTTTATGGAAAAATAGCAAGCGAACAAAACACCTTTGATATTGCTGATGCCATCGAAAGTGTCAATGCCAAACTCATCGAGCGTCATCCGCATATTTACGGAGATGTACAAGTGGAAAACGAAGAAGATGTAAAAGCCAATTGGGAAAAAATAAAATTAAAAAAAGGAAATGATTCCGTGCTGGGAGGTGTTCCGAGAGGATTGCCTGCTTTGGTAAAAGCTCAACGCATACAAGAAAAAGCCAGTGGTGTAGGATTTGATTGGGACAATGCCGATGATGTATGGAAAAAAGTACTGGAAGAACTCAATGAATTTCAAGAAGAAGTAAAAGCAGGTAATACAGAAGCTGCTAAACAAGAATTTGGGGATGTATTGTTTTCATTGATCAATTATTCTCGATTTGTACATGTACATCCAGAAGAATCCTTGCAAATGACCAACAACAAATTTATCCATCGATTTCAAAAAATGGAAGAGTTAATCAAAGCTGATGGAAAACAAATATACGATTTGGATTTGGCTCAAATGGACGAATATTGGAACCAAGTAAAAAAACAATAA
- a CDS encoding PH domain-containing protein yields the protein MKQTIKAKKGIFAGVIISLAFAIATIPVWLLLDENEPKDYLGFTAILPLFLIIWAFFSTKYAVDDKYLYYQSAFLKGKIDIASITEIEKNKTSWVGTKPALATGGLIIKQKYNEIYIAPENNDKLVEMLLKINPEIVVK from the coding sequence ATGAAACAAACCATCAAAGCAAAAAAAGGAATATTTGCTGGTGTAATCATCTCATTAGCTTTTGCAATAGCAACAATCCCTGTTTGGTTACTATTGGACGAAAACGAACCTAAAGATTATTTAGGTTTTACAGCGATATTACCTTTGTTTTTGATTATTTGGGCTTTCTTTTCTACAAAATACGCTGTTGATGATAAATATTTGTACTATCAATCGGCATTTTTGAAAGGAAAAATAGATATAGCATCTATCACCGAAATAGAGAAAAATAAAACGAGTTGGGTAGGTACAAAACCTGCGTTGGCAACAGGCGGATTGATTATCAAACAAAAATATAACGAAATCTATATCGCACCTGAAAACAACGACAAACTGGTTGAAATGCTGTTAAAAATCAACCCAGAGATTGTAGTGAAGTAA
- a CDS encoding DUF5606 domain-containing protein, protein MSLDKVLAISGKPGLYDLKLQTRTGFVAQSLVDGKKITIGLTSNVSLLSEISIYTNTGEVKLFEVFARIAKKEDNGQAISHKSENDELVNYFTEILPDYDTDRVYVSDIKKVLNWYNILNNAGLRFQFEEVNAEVKEEKKSSKKSAEAKEEEVVEKKKTTKKATKKEE, encoded by the coding sequence ATGAGTTTAGACAAAGTATTAGCAATTTCTGGGAAACCAGGTTTGTATGATTTAAAGTTACAAACAAGAACTGGATTTGTAGCACAATCATTAGTAGATGGAAAAAAAATCACAATCGGACTAACTTCAAACGTAAGTTTGTTGTCTGAAATTTCAATCTATACAAATACAGGAGAAGTAAAATTGTTTGAGGTTTTTGCAAGAATTGCTAAAAAAGAAGATAACGGACAAGCAATTTCTCATAAATCAGAAAACGATGAATTGGTAAACTATTTCACAGAAATCTTACCAGACTACGATACAGATAGAGTATATGTTTCTGATATCAAAAAAGTGTTGAACTGGTACAATATCTTGAACAACGCGGGATTGAGATTCCAATTTGAAGAAGTAAATGCAGAAGTAAAAGAAGAGAAAAAATCTTCAAAAAAATCAGCAGAAGCAAAAGAAGAGGAAGTAGTAGAAAAAAAGAAAACTACTAAAAAAGCTACTAAAAAAGAAGAATAA
- the ffh gene encoding signal recognition particle protein, giving the protein MFNNLSDKLDKAFHVLKGHGKITEVNVAETLKEIRRALLDADVNFKIAKEFTNRVKEKALGQEVLTTLQPGQLMVKIVKDELTELMGGDAAGINLSGNPTVVLMSGLQGSGKTTFSGKLANFLKTKKNKKPLLVACDIYRPAAINQLNVVGEQIGVDVYSEPENKNAVSIATNAINHAKANGYNVVIVDTAGRLAVDEEMMNEIANVHAAITPHETLFVVDSMTGQDAVNTAKAFNDRLNFDGVVLTKLDGDTRGGAALSIKSIVNKPIKFIGTGEKMDAIDIFYPDRMADRILGMGDVISLVERAQAQYDEEEARKIQKKIAKNEFGFDDFLNQIQQIKKMGSMKDLVGMIPGMGKALKGIEIEDDAFKHIEAIIHSMTPKERQKPSILDAKRKQRIAKGSGTDIQQVNQLLKQFDQMSKMMKMLQGSKGKNLMRMMGQMKGMGMGM; this is encoded by the coding sequence ATGTTTAATAATTTAAGTGATAAATTAGATAAGGCCTTTCATGTATTAAAAGGTCATGGAAAAATTACCGAAGTAAATGTTGCTGAGACACTAAAAGAAATCCGTAGAGCCCTTTTAGATGCCGATGTAAACTTTAAAATAGCCAAAGAATTTACCAATCGTGTAAAGGAAAAAGCTCTTGGACAAGAGGTATTGACTACTTTGCAACCAGGACAATTGATGGTAAAAATCGTCAAAGATGAATTGACCGAATTGATGGGAGGAGATGCAGCTGGTATCAATTTGTCTGGAAATCCTACTGTGGTGTTGATGTCTGGATTGCAAGGTTCGGGAAAGACGACTTTTTCGGGAAAATTGGCCAACTTCCTAAAAACGAAAAAAAATAAAAAACCTTTATTGGTAGCCTGTGATATTTACCGTCCGGCGGCAATCAATCAGTTGAATGTAGTAGGAGAGCAAATTGGCGTTGATGTTTATTCCGAACCAGAAAACAAAAATGCAGTTTCTATTGCAACCAACGCCATCAATCACGCAAAAGCCAACGGATACAATGTCGTAATCGTGGATACTGCTGGACGTTTGGCGGTGGACGAAGAAATGATGAACGAGATTGCCAATGTACACGCAGCGATTACACCACACGAGACCTTATTCGTAGTGGATTCGATGACGGGACAAGATGCGGTAAACACAGCCAAAGCTTTCAATGACCGTTTGAATTTCGACGGAGTAGTATTGACCAAATTAGACGGTGATACACGAGGAGGAGCGGCACTTTCTATCAAATCGATTGTAAACAAGCCTATCAAATTTATCGGTACAGGAGAAAAAATGGACGCTATAGACATTTTTTATCCAGACCGTATGGCAGATCGTATTTTGGGAATGGGAGATGTTATTTCCTTGGTAGAAAGAGCTCAAGCACAGTATGATGAGGAAGAGGCGAGAAAAATCCAAAAGAAAATTGCTAAAAACGAATTTGGTTTCGATGATTTCTTGAATCAAATCCAGCAAATCAAAAAAATGGGTTCGATGAAAGACTTGGTAGGAATGATTCCAGGTATGGGCAAAGCCTTGAAAGGCATAGAAATCGAAGACGATGCGTTCAAGCACATCGAGGCCATAATCCACTCGATGACTCCAAAAGAGCGTCAAAAACCATCGATTTTGGATGCCAAGAGAAAACAACGCATTGCTAAAGGTTCGGGTACGGATATTCAACAAGTAAATCAGTTGCTTAAACAATTTGACCAAATGAGCAAAATGATGAAAATGTTGCAAGGCTCGAAAGGTAAAAACCTAATGCGTATGATGGGACAAATGAAAGGAATGGGTATGGGAATGTAA
- a CDS encoding DUF2795 domain-containing protein: MYWTLELASYLSDAPWPATKDELIDYAIRTGAPLEVVENLQSIEDEGEMYESMEEIWSDYPTDEDYLWNEDEY, encoded by the coding sequence ATGTATTGGACTTTAGAATTAGCATCGTATTTGAGTGATGCACCGTGGCCTGCTACAAAAGACGAATTAATCGACTATGCAATTCGTACAGGAGCACCTTTAGAAGTAGTTGAAAATCTTCAATCTATTGAAGATGAAGGAGAAATGTACGAATCTATGGAAGAAATTTGGTCTGACTATCCAACGGATGAAGATTACCTTTGGAACGAAGACGAATACTAA
- a CDS encoding bifunctional 5,10-methylenetetrahydrofolate dehydrogenase/5,10-methenyltetrahydrofolate cyclohydrolase: MQLLDGKKISEDIKNEIAIEVAQIKERGEKVPHLAAVLVGSNGASLTYVGSKVKACEKIGFDSTLVSLPEETTEEELLAKINELNKNDDIDGFIVQLPLPKHIDEQKVLNAVDPDKDVDGFHPENFGRMALELESFIPATPFGILQLLERNSIETKGKNVVVIGRSNIVGKPISLLMSRKAYPGNATVTMTHSATQNIEEITKEADIIITALGVPEFLKASMVKDGAVIVDVGITRVADANHPKGYVIKGDVAFDEVAEKASWITPVPGGVGPMTIAMLMKNTLIARERRARK; encoded by the coding sequence ATGCAATTATTAGACGGAAAAAAAATATCTGAGGATATTAAAAACGAAATAGCTATCGAAGTAGCACAAATCAAAGAAAGAGGAGAAAAAGTACCACATTTGGCAGCGGTTTTGGTTGGAAGCAACGGAGCGAGTTTGACTTATGTAGGAAGCAAAGTAAAAGCTTGTGAAAAAATCGGATTCGACTCTACTTTGGTATCATTGCCAGAAGAAACTACAGAAGAAGAATTGTTGGCAAAAATCAATGAATTGAACAAAAATGACGACATCGACGGATTTATCGTACAATTGCCTTTGCCAAAACACATTGACGAGCAAAAAGTACTAAACGCCGTTGATCCAGACAAAGATGTGGACGGATTTCACCCAGAAAACTTCGGTCGTATGGCGTTGGAATTAGAATCGTTTATCCCCGCAACACCTTTTGGAATTTTGCAATTGTTGGAAAGAAACAGCATCGAAACCAAAGGAAAAAATGTAGTGGTAATCGGTCGTTCAAACATTGTAGGAAAACCAATCAGCTTGTTGATGAGCAGAAAAGCCTATCCAGGAAATGCGACAGTAACAATGACGCACTCAGCGACGCAAAACATCGAAGAAATCACAAAAGAAGCCGATATTATTATCACAGCATTGGGAGTGCCAGAATTTTTGAAAGCATCGATGGTAAAAGACGGAGCGGTGATTGTAGATGTGGGAATTACACGCGTAGCAGACGCCAACCACCCAAAAGGATATGTAATCAAAGGAGATGTAGCCTTTGACGAAGTAGCAGAAAAGGCATCATGGATTACTCCAGTACCAGGAGGTGTAGGTCCAATGACTATCGCTATGTTGATGAAAAATACATTAATCGCTCGTGAACGAAGAGCAAGAAAATAA
- the prfA gene encoding peptide chain release factor 1, translating to MLERLQFVKQRFDEISDLIIQPDIIADQKRYVQLNKEYKDLKALVEKREEYINTVGNIDEAKEILADGSDAEMVEMAKIQLEEAQERLPQLEEEIKFMLIPKDPEDAKNVMVEIRAGTGGDEASIFAGDLFRMYTKYCESKGWRTSVVDLNEGTSGGYKEIIFEVTGEDVYGTLKFEAGVHRVQRVPQTETQGRVHTSAATVMVLPEAEEFDVQIDMNDVRIDLFCSSGPGGQSVNTTKSAVRMTHIPTGLVAQCQDEKSQHKNKDKALAVLRSRLYEMELAKKQEEDAKKRNSQVSSGDRSAKIRTYNYPQGRVTDHRIGLTIYDLDGVMNGNIQKVIDELQLVANTEKLKESEVF from the coding sequence ATGTTAGAAAGATTACAGTTTGTAAAACAGCGTTTTGACGAAATTTCGGATTTGATTATCCAACCAGATATTATTGCCGACCAAAAACGTTATGTACAGCTCAACAAAGAATATAAAGACCTAAAAGCGTTGGTAGAAAAACGCGAAGAATATATCAATACCGTTGGAAACATCGACGAAGCTAAAGAAATTTTAGCCGATGGTAGCGATGCCGAGATGGTAGAAATGGCAAAAATACAATTGGAAGAAGCTCAGGAGCGTTTGCCACAGTTGGAAGAGGAAATCAAATTTATGTTGATTCCAAAAGACCCGGAAGATGCGAAAAATGTAATGGTAGAGATCCGTGCAGGTACAGGTGGAGACGAAGCGAGTATCTTTGCAGGTGATTTATTCCGTATGTATACCAAATATTGCGAATCGAAAGGTTGGCGTACTTCTGTGGTGGATTTAAACGAGGGGACGTCGGGTGGATACAAAGAAATCATTTTTGAGGTAACAGGTGAAGATGTATACGGTACATTGAAATTTGAAGCAGGCGTACACCGAGTGCAACGCGTACCGCAAACCGAAACGCAAGGTCGTGTGCATACATCCGCCGCTACGGTAATGGTATTACCAGAAGCGGAAGAATTTGATGTACAAATCGACATGAACGATGTGCGTATTGATTTGTTCTGTTCGTCAGGACCTGGAGGTCAGTCAGTAAACACTACCAAATCAGCAGTGCGTATGACACACATCCCTACGGGATTGGTAGCTCAATGTCAGGACGAAAAATCACAACACAAAAACAAAGACAAAGCCTTGGCAGTATTACGTTCGCGTTTGTACGAAATGGAATTGGCAAAAAAACAAGAAGAAGATGCAAAAAAGAGAAATTCGCAAGTATCTTCAGGTGATCGTTCAGCAAAAATCCGTACTTACAACTATCCACAAGGGCGTGTGACTGACCACAGAATTGGCTTAACGATTTATGATTTGGATGGTGTGATGAACGGAAACATTCAAAAAGTAATCGATGAATTGCAATTAGTTGCAAATACAGAAAAACTGAAAGAATCTGAGGTGTTTTAA